The following nucleotide sequence is from Rubrobacter radiotolerans DSM 5868.
ATTCAGGGAATTGCGGGGTCTTCACCGCTCTCTCCTCCACCTCTACCGAGGAACTGGATGCTGTCGGCGATGACATCCACTTTGGAGCGTTTCGAGCCGTCCTCCGCCTTCCAGGTTCGGTACTGGAGTCGGCCTTCGACGAGGATGGGGTCTCCCTTCTTCTTGTAGTTCGCCACGGTCTCCCCGAGTTCACGCCAGGCACTTACGTCGAAGAAATCCACAACGTCCCTGTCTCGCGCCCTTACCCGGTTGACCGCCAACCCGAAGGAACACACGGGAACACCGTCTCCGACGAGCTTCAGCTCCGGGTCTCTCGTTACGTTCCCGGCCAAGATCACCCTGTTGTAGCCAGCCATCTCTCCAACCTCCTCTCGTTCGTTTGGCCCTTTCGGAACCTCCTTCAAAAACGTTACTGCTGGCTAATTCGCTAATTTCGTTCGTTTCTCCTTTCGGGCAACTTTTGGCTGTGGCGCTTACTTCAGGCGCGCCTCATTGTTGTTGGGGCGTGCCTGAAGTAAGTCGCGAAGCCGAGCATGGGAGCGTGAAGCGAGGGACGTAAATTGCATCTACTCTTGGCGTCGCCGACACGGATTGTCGGCGGGGGTTCGGAGATCCGCTACGACGACCTGGCGCCTACGCTGGCATGTTCATGAGCTTGGAGAAAGGAGAGACCCTGGCTTCGGGTGGAGGCGTGTCGGAAATCCACTCACTGAGCCGGACGAAGTTCAGTGCCGCGGCGCTCAGCAGGTGCTGTAGGCGGGTCTTCTCCAATCCGAGGTACCTCGATCGTCGGATGCGGCAGATCCGCACGGCGCGGGAGATGGTACCCTCGACGCCCGCGCGCCTGCGGTACTCCCTCGCGTATTCCGGCGTTTTCTCCCGCTCGCGGGCGGCCTTGAGGGCCTCGTGGCGTTCTCTGGGAAGTAGCGTGATCTGCTTTCTGGGTTTTCTGCCGTCCGCGGCGGGCTTGTGTCTGAGGCACAGCTTCTGGCTCGGGCAGGCGCCGCAGTCCTTTCTCGCGAACTGCGCCCACACGACGGGCTTCCCGCGACGGGTGCCGGGTACCCAGCTCAGGCTCCTCTTGCCCTCCGGGCAGGTCGCGTGCTCTTTGTCCCAGTCGATCTCGAAGTTGCTCTGGTCGAAGCCCGTGCGCTCTCTGGCCTGCCAGCCCTTGTTCCGCCTCGCTGGGCCGAGGAGGTCGATCCCGTAATCCTCTCTTGAGATCGCGAGCAAGTCCGCGTCGAGGTAGGCGGAGTCGACCAGATGTATTCTCGGAAGGAGACCCCTCCCTCGAAGATCCTGGTGTACCTCGGCGGTCGCCTCGTCGTCCTGGGTCGGAGCCGTGGCCGTCCCAACGCGGGTGAGTATCCTCGGAGCGCCATCGTCGCAGGTTTCCGTGAGGTGTACGCGGTAGCCGAGCCAGGAGGTCGAGTTCTTCTTGCTGTGGCGCGCGTCCGGATCCACGGGCGAATCTATCTCCCTCGGCGCCGGCGGAAGTCCGTCCTCGTCGCTTCTCCACCTGATGCCCTCTGGAGTCCTCAAGTACTGCTGAACCCACACCCTGCGAAGGGTCTCCACCGCCGGGATCTCCCGCAGCCAGGCCGCAGCGTCTTCGCTCGCGAGTGCGCCGAGCAGTTCGAAGCCGTCTTTTCCGATCCTCTCGGCCACGGCGCGACGCGCGTTCTCTCCCTTCGGCAGACGGATGTCGTCGAATGGACGTGCGTAACGATCCGCCCACTCCGGTCGGACTTGTCCCTTTAGCCACTCCGGAGCAACCGTTGCGAGAGCGTTCAACGCCAGCCTCACCGTCTCGCCCACGCGCTCCAGGCGATTGAGGCGCCTCACGGCGGCGAGCACGTGGGTCGAGTCGGTGCGCTGCCTGCCGCGCGCCTTGAGCAAACCCATTGCTCGGAACCTCTCCAGGACAACGTCGAAAAGTAGTTCCTCCGCGGCACCCTCGGCAAGCCGGGCGCGGAACTCGCAGAGTACCGAGGCGTCGAAGCCGCGGTCGTCGAGCTCCAGGGAAAGAGCGTACTTCCAGTCGATGCGCGCCCTGACGGCTTCGGCGGCCTGCCGATCCGAAAGTCCTTCGGCGAACTGCATCACCGTGACGAGCGCCAGGCGCCAGGGTGAGAGGGCCGGCTTGCCGCGCGTCGGGAAGAGGTGGGTGAATTGCGCGTCCTCGAAGATGGCGCCGAGCTCGTCTCGCATGAGCAGGTAGCGGTTGCCTCTCGGGAAGGCCGCCCTGGCGACGCGGACCGTCTCCTCCGGGACCGGCTCGACCGGACGGGGGTGCAAACACATGGCGATCTCCTCCTTCGGGACTGCGCCTACTTCGGACGCGCCCTTCAAGTGTGAAGCGCGTCCAAAGCAGACGCCAGCGAAAAGAGCCGCTCTATCGAGGAGGTCTATGAATTAGCCAGCAGTAACAAAACTGGAGGAGGTTCCGTCGGGCTAAGCACAAATGTCTCTCAGGCGCACCGATCCGTCCTATCTAGCTATCTCCTCGATCTCCCGAGACGCGCTCTCGTCTTCGAGCGAATCGAGAGCGACCTCGTATCCGGTCTCCTCGACGCACGTCTCAACTTCATCTGTTCGAGATTCTTCGGGGTTTGCAGAGAGGCGGTCAGGGTTGTAGAGATTGCGAGCGATCCTGACGAGATCCCTTCCGAACCTTCGGCGATCCAGCTTCTCCGTCGCCGCCAGATAGATTCGTCCAGACTCGTGCCTGCAAAGCCTTCGTACCTCTCCGGCTCCGGCAAGCTCTCTCAGCGCGGCGGTCAACTCCGTCTTCGGGTCTGCTGTGTCGGAAGCGCAGAGCTTCGTGTGCCGCTCCAGGAACTCGTGCTCCGGAACCGGCTTCCCGGCACGCCTCAGCAGGTGAAGCAGCTTGTGAGCGAGGGTGGGTAGCCTTTGGAGGTAGATCGCCCTTGCGGTGTCGTACTTCACCCGCCCGGAACGCCTCCTGGCTTCGATCTTCAGGCGAAGTTCCGGCTCTTCCGTCCAGTGCCGCTTTCTAGATCTCTCGCGTGCGTCGTCTATCTCTCGGGCGGTTCGAACTACGAGTTCTTCTCCGCTCCTGCGACGGGCGATGTACTCCACCCGCATCCGTCTACGGTTGGCCTCAATTCTCCGTCGTTCGGCGTTGCTCTCCACAACGGCGAGGGAACCCTGCCGTGAAGCTCTGAACATCTGCGCTGCAGCGGCCGTCTCGGCCTCTCGTCCGCCCCTGCTCTCGACGCTCAGGCTCCAGTCGCGCTGTTCCGAGTAGTGGCTACCTGTCTCCGAGACTGAGATCAAGACCCCGCGGTAACGTCCCGACACTACCTGTCTGTCGAGGAGTACGGGCAATCTACCTACCGCCCTGCCCCTGTCTCCGTCCGTTGAACCCGACATCGCCAGCACCAGACCTCCGCCCTCGAAGAACAGGTGGGCAATGCCTTGCTCCGATAGCCTGGATATCCGGGCCAGCGTCTCTGACG
It contains:
- a CDS encoding single-stranded DNA-binding protein, coding for MAGYNRVILAGNVTRDPELKLVGDGVPVCSFGLAVNRVRARDRDVVDFFDVSAWRELGETVANYKKKGDPILVEGRLQYRTWKAEDGSKRSKVDVIADSIQFLGRGGGESGEDPAIP
- a CDS encoding IS1182 family transposase, which encodes MCLHPRPVEPVPEETVRVARAAFPRGNRYLLMRDELGAIFEDAQFTHLFPTRGKPALSPWRLALVTVMQFAEGLSDRQAAEAVRARIDWKYALSLELDDRGFDASVLCEFRARLAEGAAEELLFDVVLERFRAMGLLKARGRQRTDSTHVLAAVRRLNRLERVGETVRLALNALATVAPEWLKGQVRPEWADRYARPFDDIRLPKGENARRAVAERIGKDGFELLGALASEDAAAWLREIPAVETLRRVWVQQYLRTPEGIRWRSDEDGLPPAPREIDSPVDPDARHSKKNSTSWLGYRVHLTETCDDGAPRILTRVGTATAPTQDDEATAEVHQDLRGRGLLPRIHLVDSAYLDADLLAISREDYGIDLLGPARRNKGWQARERTGFDQSNFEIDWDKEHATCPEGKRSLSWVPGTRRGKPVVWAQFARKDCGACPSQKLCLRHKPAADGRKPRKQITLLPRERHEALKAAREREKTPEYAREYRRRAGVEGTISRAVRICRIRRSRYLGLEKTRLQHLLSAAALNFVRLSEWISDTPPPEARVSPFSKLMNMPA